Proteins from one Pirellulales bacterium genomic window:
- a CDS encoding recombinase family protein, giving the protein MKQYVALARVSSREQEREGFSLAVQEDALRRYAEHVGGTILRLFRIAETASKRDERKTFREMIAFAKKHCVEINALLFYKVDRAARNLFDYVELERLESEYDVPFISISQPTENNPAGRMMRRTLANMASFFTEQMAVDISQGINRRVQEGFFPGKAPYGYKNVRANGRRVIALDEREACNVRRLFHLYAYENQTLEGVVKRFANEGIEYRPGNPAWSRTSIHNMLTDRSYIGEVRYRDNWYPGKHEPIVDRGTWDRVRALLGNGQQARHTMTYAGEFMQCAHCGHHITGEVKTKQTKAGERQYPYYRCTRYTQPGHPRVRVTEVELDRQILAIFDKMRIEDDAVREWFRAVLISQTRDAQADSLAQRAELQRQESLLVGNQDRLLNLRINDQIDEATFARKQTELRDRLAGIKLQIDALDRSHDEKAELAVRVFELSQTLREQWLTAGYAVKRRILEIICLNCRLNSTTLVPTMRKPFDVLAEGLSVPLSGG; this is encoded by the coding sequence ATGAAACAGTACGTCGCCTTGGCACGGGTCAGCAGTCGAGAGCAAGAGCGGGAAGGTTTTTCGCTGGCGGTTCAAGAGGATGCACTGCGGCGGTATGCCGAACACGTCGGTGGCACGATCCTGCGGTTATTCAGAATCGCCGAAACAGCGAGCAAGCGGGACGAGCGCAAAACGTTTCGCGAAATGATCGCGTTCGCCAAGAAGCATTGCGTCGAGATCAATGCCCTGTTGTTCTACAAGGTCGATCGGGCCGCCCGCAACCTCTTCGACTATGTCGAGCTGGAACGGCTAGAGTCCGAGTACGACGTGCCGTTCATTTCGATTTCGCAGCCGACCGAAAACAACCCGGCTGGCCGCATGATGCGCCGCACGCTCGCGAACATGGCCAGTTTCTTCACCGAGCAAATGGCGGTCGACATCAGCCAGGGAATCAATCGACGAGTCCAGGAAGGATTTTTCCCCGGCAAAGCGCCTTACGGCTATAAAAATGTGCGGGCCAACGGGCGTCGCGTGATCGCTCTCGACGAACGCGAAGCGTGCAATGTCCGCCGGTTGTTTCACCTCTACGCCTACGAAAACCAAACCCTGGAAGGCGTCGTGAAGCGGTTCGCGAACGAAGGCATCGAGTATCGGCCGGGCAACCCTGCCTGGAGCCGAACGTCGATCCACAACATGCTGACCGACCGGTCCTACATCGGCGAGGTCCGTTACCGGGACAACTGGTACCCTGGCAAGCACGAGCCGATTGTGGACCGTGGGACATGGGACCGGGTACGAGCATTGCTGGGCAATGGCCAGCAAGCACGGCACACGATGACCTACGCCGGCGAGTTCATGCAATGCGCACACTGCGGACATCACATCACCGGCGAGGTCAAAACCAAGCAAACTAAGGCAGGGGAACGTCAGTATCCCTACTACCGCTGCACCAGGTACACACAGCCTGGACATCCTCGCGTTCGTGTCACCGAAGTAGAGCTCGACCGCCAGATTTTGGCCATCTTTGACAAGATGCGCATCGAGGACGATGCGGTACGCGAGTGGTTTCGAGCGGTGCTCATTTCACAGACGCGTGACGCGCAGGCCGATTCCTTGGCACAGCGAGCCGAGTTGCAACGACAAGAGAGTCTGCTTGTCGGTAATCAAGACCGGCTGTTGAATCTGCGCATCAACGACCAGATCGACGAAGCAACCTTCGCTCGCAAGCAGACCGAGCTTCGCGACCGACTTGCCGGCATCAAACTACAGATCGATGCGCTCGATCGTTCGCACGACGAAAAGGCCGAATTAGCGGTGCGGGTGTTTGAACTTTCGCAAACGCTGCGCGAGCAATGGCTTACGGCCGGCTACGCTGTGAAGCGTCGAATTCTCGAAATCATCTGTTTGAACTGCCGCCTCAATAGCACAACTCTTGTCCCCACAATGAGAAAGCCCTTCGACGTTCTCGCCGAAGGGCTCTCTGTTCCCTTGAGTGGAGGATAG
- a CDS encoding FRG domain-containing protein has translation MNHGIHKEFGRGVRLVVDVLDVARSSNCWWRGQAQAWPLVPKANREPFCKRDPAMIYFSWARSACRHVALPVSLLDALALAQHHGLATPLLDWTANPLVALYFAAVGGEGNDGAVYTTYAPPMDVLAAEPTIEKIGGARALTGDLRDKYPYFGYIPRVLNARIDRQSGLFTYHPWGSEPLKPLQAIKVPADLKTDLLYTLDIMGVNQSTIFPDLDGLSAYVNGAAVSFPLREPPAMADR, from the coding sequence ATGAATCATGGGATTCACAAAGAATTCGGGCGTGGAGTGCGGCTAGTCGTGGACGTGCTCGACGTCGCAAGAAGCAGTAATTGTTGGTGGCGCGGTCAGGCTCAGGCTTGGCCATTAGTGCCGAAAGCTAATCGTGAGCCATTCTGTAAGCGTGACCCGGCGATGATCTACTTTTCGTGGGCACGCAGCGCGTGCCGTCACGTCGCACTACCAGTGTCACTGCTGGATGCTCTAGCGCTTGCGCAGCATCACGGCCTAGCCACGCCGTTGCTCGATTGGACCGCGAATCCTCTGGTCGCGTTATATTTCGCTGCGGTAGGCGGCGAGGGTAACGACGGCGCGGTCTACACGACGTATGCACCGCCAATGGATGTGCTCGCCGCTGAGCCGACAATCGAAAAGATCGGAGGGGCTCGCGCTTTGACTGGAGACCTGCGTGACAAGTACCCGTACTTTGGCTACATACCGCGTGTCTTGAACGCGCGCATTGACCGTCAGTCGGGATTGTTTACCTATCACCCGTGGGGAAGTGAGCCATTGAAACCCCTACAGGCGATCAAAGTCCCAGCCGACCTGAAAACGGACCTGCTCTACACATTGGACATCATGGGCGTGAACCAAAGCACCATCTTTCCCGACCTCGATGGCCTTTCGGCCTACGTCAACGGGGCGGCCGTTTCCTTTCCGCTACGTGAACCACCAGCAATGGCCGATCGTTGA
- a CDS encoding TraM recognition domain-containing protein, translated as MDENQMLLSCLATLGVLWLAVRRRQPRKGNLDAPLFRWTKKDPFTVRDLINGGVCIVGRVGSGKTSSSGRLVAQAIVNYRNSGGLICAAKPGEDVALWRKIFAQAGRTKDLLVFEPEGKLRFNFLAEALRHGGHTREITKCITTIGETLRSADHRRGENSDFWEREQERMIYNAVGPVKLATGTVNAPQLQEFIVTAAENPSQLQDPSWKNKFHCQCMEAACQARKSKFDTHDFQLASDYWFGEVPAMSDRTRSSITTGVLGILHTFNTGLVRELVSTTTNVGPQDLLRRKWILINMPPAAYGDMGNFVNAGWKYLVQKSILRRHAKPKDPINVIWCDEAAQFTNSMDPYFVAQCRSHLACLVFLCQSLHSFHAALGASEGRAQAQALLANFGHRIFHALGDMETAMWASGLVGQRLETLIGGSMQPAGDIWDEIMSYGQFTSTFNTQCQPILQTNEFMNGLRTGGRKAGYFCDGIVVRSGEPFSNGENWLRMAFSQR; from the coding sequence ATGGACGAGAACCAGATGCTTCTCAGCTGCCTGGCCACGCTTGGCGTATTGTGGCTCGCCGTGCGCCGGCGGCAGCCCCGCAAAGGGAACCTGGACGCTCCCTTGTTTCGCTGGACAAAAAAAGATCCCTTCACCGTTCGCGATCTGATCAACGGTGGGGTCTGCATCGTCGGGCGGGTGGGCTCCGGTAAGACCAGTTCGTCGGGGCGCCTTGTGGCGCAAGCCATTGTGAACTATCGCAATTCGGGCGGGCTGATTTGCGCCGCCAAACCGGGCGAGGATGTGGCTCTGTGGCGAAAAATCTTCGCCCAGGCCGGCCGCACCAAAGATCTCTTGGTGTTCGAGCCCGAAGGAAAGCTGCGCTTTAACTTCCTGGCCGAGGCATTGCGCCACGGCGGTCACACCCGTGAGATTACCAAGTGCATTACCACGATCGGCGAGACCTTGCGCTCGGCCGATCACCGCCGCGGTGAGAACTCCGATTTCTGGGAGCGCGAGCAGGAACGGATGATCTACAACGCCGTGGGGCCGGTGAAGCTGGCCACCGGCACGGTCAACGCTCCCCAGCTGCAGGAATTCATCGTTACCGCCGCCGAAAATCCGTCGCAACTGCAAGACCCAAGTTGGAAGAACAAGTTTCATTGCCAGTGCATGGAAGCGGCGTGCCAAGCCCGCAAATCCAAATTCGACACGCATGATTTTCAGCTCGCTAGTGATTACTGGTTCGGTGAAGTTCCCGCGATGTCCGATCGAACGCGCTCGTCGATTACCACGGGCGTGCTGGGCATCCTGCATACGTTCAATACGGGCCTGGTGCGCGAGCTGGTCTCGACCACTACCAATGTCGGTCCGCAGGACTTGCTACGCCGCAAATGGATTCTCATCAACATGCCGCCGGCCGCCTATGGCGACATGGGCAATTTCGTGAACGCTGGTTGGAAATACCTGGTCCAAAAGTCGATTCTCCGCCGCCACGCCAAACCCAAAGACCCGATCAACGTGATCTGGTGCGATGAGGCGGCGCAGTTCACCAACAGCATGGACCCGTATTTCGTCGCCCAGTGCCGCTCGCACCTGGCTTGCCTAGTCTTTCTGTGTCAGTCGTTGCACTCGTTTCACGCGGCCCTTGGCGCCAGTGAAGGCCGCGCCCAGGCCCAGGCGCTCTTGGCAAATTTCGGGCACCGCATCTTTCACGCCCTGGGCGACATGGAAACCGCCATGTGGGCCAGTGGACTGGTCGGCCAGCGCTTGGAAACGCTCATCGGCGGCTCGATGCAGCCGGCCGGCGATATCTGGGACGAGATCATGAGCTACGGCCAATTCACCTCCACGTTCAATACGCAGTGCCAACCGATTCTGCAAACCAACGAATTCATGAACGGCTTGCGTACCGGCGGCCGCAAGGCCGGTTACTTCTGTGACGGGATCGTGGTGCGCTCCGGCGAGCCGTTTTCCAACGGCGAAAACTGGCTGCGAATGGCCTTCAGCCAAAGGTGA
- a CDS encoding ParB/RepB/Spo0J family partition protein: MVYEAIQYVPIDSIDCQPQVRTTFAEQLLVGLARSIQEVGLQQPLRVRAVDDRFVVVDGERRLQAARMIKLAEVPVIVEEKPLCIGEVIHRQLVANLQRAGLTPGERARAIKRLMNETGWPATEAAGKCGISSATVTRLLAILELPEPVQARIDAGEIPESAGYLLKQVEDPEKRAALVAQMASGQLTRDALATEVKTERPTKSAKPNPGLNRATALLAGGDSVTVVGTELTLDRMVEALSAVLARIRKLRSRGIADVAMACRLLREEAKAETKAVPLVAEEVS; this comes from the coding sequence ATGGTTTACGAAGCCATTCAATATGTGCCGATCGACTCGATCGACTGCCAGCCGCAGGTTCGCACGACCTTCGCCGAGCAGTTGCTCGTCGGGCTAGCGCGCAGCATCCAGGAAGTCGGCTTGCAACAACCCCTCCGTGTCCGCGCGGTCGACGACCGGTTCGTGGTTGTCGACGGCGAGCGCCGTTTGCAGGCGGCCCGGATGATCAAGCTGGCCGAAGTGCCGGTCATCGTGGAAGAAAAGCCGCTCTGCATCGGTGAAGTCATCCATCGTCAATTGGTGGCCAACCTCCAGCGAGCTGGCCTGACTCCGGGCGAACGGGCGCGGGCGATCAAGCGGTTGATGAATGAAACCGGATGGCCGGCTACTGAGGCCGCCGGCAAGTGCGGTATCTCCAGTGCCACGGTAACTCGCCTGCTGGCGATTCTGGAGTTGCCCGAACCTGTGCAAGCACGGATCGATGCCGGCGAAATTCCGGAAAGTGCCGGTTACCTGCTTAAGCAGGTCGAGGATCCAGAAAAGCGCGCCGCGCTCGTCGCACAAATGGCCAGCGGCCAGCTCACGCGCGATGCGCTCGCGACCGAGGTCAAAACCGAGCGTCCGACAAAGTCTGCCAAGCCTAACCCGGGCCTGAACCGCGCTACGGCCCTCTTGGCCGGTGGTGATTCGGTGACCGTCGTCGGTACTGAACTGACGCTCGATCGCATGGTCGAGGCGCTCTCCGCCGTTCTGGCGCGAATTCGTAAGTTGCGGTCGCGCGGGATTGCGGATGTGGCTATGGCCTGCCGCCTGTTGCGTGAAGAGGCCAAGGCCGAAACCAAAGCCGTGCCGCTGGTGGCCGAGGAGGTGTCGTGA
- a CDS encoding DUF1232 domain-containing protein gives MDGFFSTIRFFFGCGTLLVLALVVLAHLPKSPLRAALVQFCGWATALLCGALIVSPVDPIPDVFFPIGFIDDIVAVIVGFKAAKAAWKAGKEKAAFEEEEAAAAERRAA, from the coding sequence ATGGACGGCTTCTTCTCGACCATTCGGTTCTTCTTCGGTTGCGGCACGTTGTTGGTTCTGGCGCTCGTGGTACTGGCGCACCTACCCAAAAGTCCGCTACGCGCCGCGCTCGTGCAATTCTGCGGTTGGGCAACCGCGCTCTTGTGCGGTGCTCTGATTGTTTCACCAGTGGACCCGATCCCGGATGTGTTTTTCCCCATCGGCTTCATCGACGACATCGTGGCGGTGATCGTCGGGTTTAAAGCCGCCAAGGCCGCCTGGAAAGCCGGCAAGGAAAAGGCCGCCTTCGAGGAGGAAGAGGCGGCCGCGGCGGAGCGGCGGGCGGCATGA
- a CDS encoding NACHT domain-containing protein — protein MSVDVLRHAWALLAAAELGVWPGHDERMSPQELQDRNALSIVLLDILPRAAWESLPAVMQRWAEEFSAGVVTVAELRASARSVLKQGRTATRSPAEMVGAPFAVPGENTSFNEGDAERLYAYGLSLWFEQLENSPRWRQLPNAIPGEAAAEIDDVFVELQALPENHPAAVGAEDDTSERQLARDARSGRYPTVSISAMVSRTLETCLVIGAPGSGKSTLIQWLTRAVRRGECADFDWAVTIKLSAYAAVLTERAKLSLLEFFFHNLGVEIKDWRPAVFWLRRLAMQQGRILLLLDGWDEVPLAQRATVRDRIKAEAANFVTIITSRPAGLPREVQDRGRIDFYTIAGLADRAREDLVRKTLHNLGRADLTEIVSKRIATDADLQTMAANPFLLGLLVRVLAREGDIRAAHSLAGLYRQITAWIREQYERDRGREDPLVSEHITGLRRLAYQLLFAGRPRYLFGSDELAESLAPRSTAAVLRSRFVNRIDPVYDEHAFLHATFTEYFAACHASKLSGDEFVNFLDRAFASASRLIVLEFLAGIGGEAEEQCQTLAVKWIEAQDRFQRVLLKVARLATAGRWKGSEPLGHFLRDSLWRVIEENRDMALVEGAVRAYAELDPIDLSRRALRARQLDNWAVNCLLESVPAPIAREQGLDALLTGAWADVAGFAVRGGASAEECQEIRRIVADPEVAEEERRHAIMRAGAARDSDAVDLLKTIVENPSVAIELREQAIDSLGAVGDRPSVNALVDYVIGLRQVPDRCARMAAHVLRHCEASQRALDPRGRDRLLRRLAVLPADHARVEFLLTALEGFPIRDGGRLIGRIAQDAAAPASTRALAVRVLTSVANRQLLERIVAEIATEQSNEVADMLLQLAVQRSLRVPLAWLNQKTLASRDRTRRTDLLGIYLRLLPQASARELRDASEFLHKLVKRALDDRSPSACEMAQVLTRALSMVEGAKEQFLAPATLMLARDQLATFADAPQSLPAEQVQLAVALVRFANDTAARHAATRALNTALDDEAWLADADPRARERIAQALANTLVEIAPAELLPFPRECEVVEGALRTKAVRSGWLVFADRIVDAEGQEVARLPGVNAAQPAPPPAPEIADVINELPERSRQILRCYWSIVHEGGLCHRGDTHKKIYDTAKACWNGERGESWSRIVENCLPGEFPQWESWRKILSRIERQFKDRTELAALLRRIGLYRREPKHPRP, from the coding sequence ATGTCGGTTGACGTGCTGCGGCATGCTTGGGCGCTCTTGGCGGCAGCCGAATTGGGGGTATGGCCCGGGCACGACGAGCGGATGAGCCCGCAGGAATTGCAAGATCGCAACGCACTGTCGATCGTGCTGCTCGATATTCTGCCACGTGCAGCGTGGGAATCGCTCCCGGCTGTCATGCAACGCTGGGCCGAGGAGTTTTCCGCGGGCGTGGTAACAGTCGCAGAGCTACGCGCGAGCGCGCGAAGTGTCTTGAAGCAGGGCCGCACGGCAACTCGATCCCCGGCGGAAATGGTTGGTGCTCCCTTTGCAGTTCCAGGCGAGAACACGAGCTTTAATGAAGGCGATGCTGAACGGCTGTATGCCTATGGGCTGTCGCTGTGGTTCGAGCAATTGGAAAATAGCCCCCGCTGGCGGCAGCTTCCCAATGCGATCCCAGGTGAAGCGGCCGCGGAGATCGACGATGTGTTCGTCGAATTGCAGGCGCTTCCGGAGAACCATCCGGCGGCGGTCGGCGCCGAGGACGATACGAGCGAGCGACAGCTCGCCCGCGATGCACGGAGCGGGAGGTATCCGACGGTGAGCATTTCCGCTATGGTTTCGCGCACCCTGGAAACGTGCCTGGTGATTGGAGCGCCGGGCAGTGGCAAGTCAACATTGATCCAATGGCTGACCCGCGCCGTCCGACGGGGAGAGTGTGCCGACTTCGACTGGGCGGTGACGATCAAGCTGAGCGCCTATGCCGCAGTGCTCACAGAACGCGCCAAGCTTTCGCTGCTGGAATTCTTCTTTCACAATCTCGGCGTTGAGATCAAGGATTGGCGACCAGCGGTGTTTTGGCTGCGCCGCCTGGCGATGCAGCAGGGGCGGATACTTTTGCTTTTGGATGGATGGGACGAGGTGCCGCTGGCACAGCGGGCGACGGTTCGCGATCGCATCAAAGCCGAGGCGGCGAACTTTGTCACGATCATTACCTCGCGGCCAGCCGGGCTCCCGCGCGAAGTTCAGGACCGCGGCCGGATCGATTTCTATACCATTGCCGGTCTAGCGGACCGTGCGCGCGAAGATCTGGTCCGCAAAACACTCCACAATCTCGGCCGTGCGGACTTGACCGAAATTGTATCGAAGCGGATCGCCACCGATGCGGATTTGCAGACAATGGCAGCAAATCCGTTTCTGTTGGGGTTGTTGGTGCGTGTGCTCGCGCGCGAAGGGGACATTCGCGCCGCGCACTCACTGGCCGGACTCTATCGGCAAATCACCGCTTGGATTCGAGAACAATACGAGCGAGATCGCGGCCGAGAAGATCCACTAGTGAGTGAACATATCACGGGCCTGCGACGCCTGGCCTATCAACTGCTCTTCGCCGGCCGGCCGCGTTACTTGTTTGGCAGCGATGAACTGGCGGAGAGTCTGGCGCCGCGCTCGACCGCAGCGGTCCTGCGCAGCCGGTTCGTGAATCGCATCGATCCGGTTTACGACGAGCACGCCTTCCTGCATGCCACGTTCACGGAGTATTTTGCGGCGTGCCATGCCAGCAAGTTATCTGGTGATGAATTCGTGAACTTCTTGGATCGTGCATTTGCGTCAGCCAGCCGGCTGATCGTGCTGGAGTTTCTGGCCGGGATAGGTGGAGAGGCCGAAGAGCAATGCCAGACTCTGGCTGTGAAGTGGATCGAAGCCCAAGATCGGTTCCAACGGGTGCTGTTAAAGGTGGCCCGGCTAGCTACGGCAGGCCGCTGGAAGGGAAGCGAGCCGTTGGGACACTTCTTACGAGATTCTTTATGGCGCGTCATTGAAGAGAATCGCGACATGGCGCTCGTGGAAGGCGCGGTGCGTGCCTACGCCGAACTGGACCCCATCGACCTATCGCGACGGGCACTGCGGGCGCGACAGCTCGATAATTGGGCCGTGAATTGTCTGCTTGAGTCGGTGCCGGCGCCGATTGCCCGGGAGCAGGGGCTCGATGCCCTGTTGACGGGCGCCTGGGCGGACGTAGCCGGTTTCGCCGTGCGCGGCGGCGCTAGCGCAGAAGAATGTCAGGAAATCCGTCGTATCGTCGCCGATCCAGAGGTCGCAGAGGAGGAACGTCGGCACGCGATTATGCGGGCCGGAGCGGCGCGAGACAGCGATGCGGTCGACCTCCTCAAAACGATTGTCGAAAACCCGTCGGTGGCGATCGAGCTGCGCGAGCAAGCCATCGATAGCCTGGGTGCCGTTGGCGATCGGCCATCCGTCAACGCGCTCGTGGATTATGTCATCGGTCTGCGACAAGTGCCCGATCGATGCGCCCGGATGGCGGCGCATGTCCTGCGCCACTGCGAGGCCTCGCAGCGGGCCCTCGATCCGAGAGGCCGCGATCGGCTGTTGCGACGTCTGGCCGTTCTGCCGGCCGATCACGCGCGGGTGGAATTCCTCCTCACGGCGCTCGAAGGTTTTCCGATTCGAGATGGCGGACGGTTGATCGGTCGCATTGCACAAGACGCTGCGGCCCCGGCGAGCACCAGAGCCTTGGCGGTTCGTGTGCTGACAAGTGTGGCGAACCGACAATTGCTCGAACGGATTGTGGCCGAAATCGCGACAGAGCAATCGAACGAGGTTGCGGACATGCTCTTGCAACTGGCCGTCCAACGTTCGCTACGGGTGCCGCTGGCCTGGCTCAATCAGAAGACGCTCGCCAGTCGCGATCGAACGCGAAGAACCGATCTGCTGGGAATCTACTTGCGCTTGCTGCCACAGGCCTCGGCGCGGGAGCTACGTGACGCCAGCGAGTTTTTGCACAAGCTGGTCAAGCGAGCCCTCGATGATCGGTCACCAAGTGCTTGCGAGATGGCGCAGGTGTTGACACGCGCGCTCAGCATGGTCGAAGGAGCGAAGGAACAATTCTTGGCACCGGCGACGCTCATGCTGGCCCGGGACCAGTTGGCAACGTTTGCCGACGCGCCACAGTCTTTGCCGGCCGAGCAAGTGCAGCTTGCGGTGGCGCTAGTAAGGTTCGCGAATGATACAGCAGCGCGACATGCGGCGACGCGCGCTCTGAATACGGCTCTCGACGACGAGGCTTGGCTGGCCGACGCTGATCCGCGTGCGAGAGAACGTATTGCCCAGGCACTGGCCAATACGCTGGTGGAAATCGCGCCCGCAGAGCTATTGCCGTTTCCTCGGGAATGTGAAGTGGTGGAAGGGGCGTTGCGTACAAAGGCGGTACGCTCGGGTTGGCTGGTCTTTGCTGACCGTATTGTCGACGCCGAGGGACAAGAAGTTGCGCGGCTGCCGGGCGTTAATGCTGCACAGCCGGCGCCGCCCCCCGCTCCTGAGATCGCGGACGTGATCAATGAACTTCCGGAAAGGTCACGGCAGATATTGCGCTGCTATTGGTCGATTGTCCATGAGGGTGGCCTGTGCCATCGGGGCGACACCCACAAGAAAATCTACGACACGGCCAAAGCGTGCTGGAACGGCGAGCGCGGCGAGAGCTGGTCCAGAATCGTCGAGAACTGCCTGCCGGGAGAATTTCCTCAGTGGGAAAGCTGGCGAAAAATCCTCAGCCGAATCGAACGGCAATTCAAGGACCGGACCGAGCTAGCCGCCTTGCTTCGCCGGATCGGTCTCTATCGGCGGGAACCAAAACACCCACGGCCGTAA
- a CDS encoding tyrosine-type recombinase/integrase, with protein MRYNGQQAITTTERKQNPALILPTLVGEAGAAAGFAWEEFFLGRLRNGYTRRAYLHAVRHFLHWAEQYQVDLNRITPGLMGQYFDELTITTPSKKVYLSGIRAFFDVLVERHVVVLNPARSVRTERFSAIEGRTPEITVAQARNLMASIKIKSVVDLRDRALIATLIYTAARAGAVAKLRAKDFVNEGTQFVLKFSEKGGKARTIPVRADLQAFLQEYIHVAQAETGPSDLPLFRTVDGRKPELSTRAMNGVDICRMVKRRLQAAGLPTIISPHSFRACAATDLLLQGVALEDVQYLLGHSDSRVTKLYDRRQKQVTRNIVERISV; from the coding sequence ATGCGGTATAATGGTCAGCAGGCGATTACAACAACCGAAAGAAAGCAGAACCCAGCGTTGATTCTGCCCACGCTTGTCGGCGAGGCGGGAGCCGCCGCCGGCTTCGCCTGGGAAGAATTCTTTCTCGGCCGGCTTCGCAACGGCTACACACGGCGCGCCTATTTGCATGCCGTGCGGCATTTCCTCCACTGGGCGGAACAATATCAGGTCGACTTGAATCGCATCACGCCCGGGCTGATGGGCCAGTATTTCGACGAACTGACGATCACGACTCCCAGTAAGAAAGTCTACCTATCGGGCATCCGAGCCTTCTTTGATGTGCTGGTGGAACGCCACGTCGTAGTTCTCAATCCTGCCCGTTCGGTGCGCACCGAACGCTTTTCGGCGATCGAAGGGCGCACCCCGGAGATCACCGTCGCCCAGGCTCGCAACCTAATGGCATCGATCAAGATCAAGTCGGTCGTCGACCTGCGAGACAGGGCGCTGATCGCCACCCTCATCTACACGGCCGCCCGTGCCGGCGCCGTGGCCAAGCTGCGCGCGAAGGATTTCGTGAATGAAGGGACGCAGTTCGTCTTGAAATTTTCGGAGAAAGGGGGCAAGGCCCGGACGATTCCGGTCCGTGCCGACTTGCAGGCATTTTTACAGGAGTATATTCATGTTGCGCAAGCGGAAACCGGGCCGAGCGACTTGCCGCTGTTCCGTACCGTCGATGGACGCAAGCCGGAACTCTCAACACGAGCGATGAACGGCGTCGATATTTGTCGGATGGTCAAGCGACGGCTCCAGGCCGCCGGATTGCCGACAATCATTTCGCCGCACTCGTTCCGTGCCTGCGCGGCGACGGATTTGCTCCTCCAAGGCGTGGCGCTAGAAGATGTCCAATACTTATTGGGGCACTCCGATAGCCGCGTGACGAAACTATATGATCGCAGGCAAAAGCAGGTAACTCGCAACATCGTGGAGAGGATTTCGGTGTAG
- a CDS encoding PIN domain-containing protein, whose translation MSEFVADASAVLAFARGEPGEKRVAKVRGDCLVVSLNLLEAFSKLVRYEMPADQVQGFLREAFPRVEAVDRRLAETAAVLHATTRTLGLSYADCVCLAFGAARGATILTADRRWKEVRLDVSVELIR comes from the coding sequence GTGAGTGAGTTTGTCGCCGACGCGTCAGCCGTTCTGGCCTTTGCGCGTGGCGAGCCCGGCGAAAAACGCGTGGCCAAGGTGCGTGGCGATTGCCTGGTCGTGTCGCTGAACCTGCTGGAAGCGTTTTCCAAGCTCGTGCGGTACGAGATGCCGGCCGACCAGGTACAGGGTTTTTTGCGCGAAGCGTTTCCACGGGTGGAAGCGGTCGACCGGCGATTGGCGGAAACGGCCGCTGTACTCCATGCGACGACCAGGACGCTGGGCCTCTCGTATGCTGACTGCGTCTGCTTGGCCTTCGGAGCGGCGCGGGGGGCAACCATCCTGACGGCTGATCGGCGTTGGAAAGAGGTGCGGCTTGACGTAAGCGTGGAGTTGATTCGATGA
- a CDS encoding AbrB/MazE/SpoVT family DNA-binding domain-containing protein has product MEHRIFHVRVSDGRRVVLPAEACRELKIDIGDTLIVDVADKKVELHSFDTTLAEFRALLATKVPKGTSLVEELLAERRAEATRE; this is encoded by the coding sequence ATGGAGCATCGAATCTTCCACGTGCGCGTCTCGGATGGCAGGCGCGTGGTATTGCCGGCCGAGGCGTGCCGGGAATTGAAGATCGACATCGGCGACACGCTGATCGTCGACGTGGCCGACAAGAAAGTCGAACTGCATTCGTTCGATACGACGCTCGCTGAGTTCCGCGCGCTGTTGGCAACGAAAGTACCCAAGGGGACAAGCCTGGTCGAAGAGCTGCTCGCTGAACGGCGGGCTGAGGCAACGCGTGAGTGA